A genome region from Megalobrama amblycephala isolate DHTTF-2021 linkage group LG18, ASM1881202v1, whole genome shotgun sequence includes the following:
- the LOC125253335 gene encoding proteinase-activated receptor 3: MGKFFLFILIALILLNATQAKEGKKARKNKRNVTDIINPRTFKGNAVPVNVPLPPNRTTDLQTRVPSAVVAVEELEVELRSNSTAKYLQGTLSKCFIPAVYIIAIVVGIPANIAILVLVGTKVRVVSSAILYCSLAVSDLLLLFSLLLKTQYHLNGNHWIFGETACRITTACFYGNLYCSAFTLACISVKRYLAVVHPFLYKGLPKRTFSTWGCLTVWIVFFIALLPEILVQQTYHIAHLGIITCHDVLPDNIDYYQWLDYYNLGLTCVGFFLPLVVTVACYTSIVWHLNRSHRDWALYIKASTFNLIIFVLCFGPSSCFYFVHYILLSVSTTESFYIYFSVAVCLCCLHSALDPFLFAIMSRTVGNKRYFLTRKGRALSIST, translated from the coding sequence GAAAGAAGGCCAGGAAGAACAAACGAAACGTCACTGACATCATCAACCCGAGGACTTTTAAAGGAAACGCGGTCCCAGTTAACGTCCCTCTTCCTCCTAATCGAACAACAGACCTGCAAACACGTGTCCCGTCTGCCGTGGTTGCTGTGGAGGAGTTGGAAGTGGAGTTACGCAGCAACAGCACGGCAAAGTACCTCCAAGGTACTCTGAGCAAGTGCTTCATCCCAGCTGTCTACATCATAGCCATCGTTGTCGGCATTCCCGCCAATATCGCCATTTTGGTCCTTGTTGGAACCAAAGTGAGGGTCGTTTCATCTGCAATTTTGTACTGTAGCTTAGCAGTGTCCGACTTGCTGCTGTTGTTCAGCCTGTTGCTGAAGACACAGTATCATCTCAATGGGAACCATTGGATTTTCGGTGAAACCGCCTGCCGGATCACAACCGCCTGCTTTTACGGCAACCTTTACTGCTCAGCTTTTACACTAGCGTGCATTAGTGTCAAGCGCTACCTAGCCGTGGTTCATCCTTTTCTCTATAAGGGTTTGCCAAAGCGCACATTCAGCACCTGGGGTTGCCTAACAGTTTGGATTGTGTTTTTTATCGCCCTACTCCCAGAAATTCTAGTGCAACAAACCTACCACATCGCACATCTTGGAATAATCACATGCCATGACGTTCTTCCTGACAACATAGATTACTACCAGTGGCTTGACTATTATAACCTTGGCCTCACGTGTGTAGGGTTTTTTCTGCCCCTAGTGGTGACAGTAGCATGTTACACTTCCATCGTCTGGCACCTGAACCGTTCACACAGAGACTGGGCTCTTTACATCAAAGCTAGCACGTTTAACTTAATTATTTTTGTCCTGTGCTTCGGCCCAAGcagctgtttttattttgtgcatTACATCCTGCTGTCTGTTAGCACTACAGAGAGTTTCTACATCTACTTCAGTGTGGCCGTGTGTCTGTGTTGCCTGCATAGCGCTCTGGATCCGTTTCTGTTCGCGATCATGTCCAGGACTGTTGGAAACAAACGCTACTTTCTTACACGCAAAGGACGCGCGCTTAGCATCTCTACTTAA